Proteins from a single region of Chitinibacter bivalviorum:
- a CDS encoding cupin domain-containing protein, protein MSRIQIERAISQQQQEELGIPRWPIWEKAISTFPWTYDSSETCYLSAGEVIVTPKGGEPVTISAGDLATFPAGMSCTWQITADLKKHYFFD, encoded by the coding sequence ATGTCCCGCATTCAAATTGAACGCGCTATCAGCCAACAGCAGCAGGAAGAACTCGGCATTCCCCGCTGGCCAATTTGGGAAAAAGCCATCTCCACCTTCCCGTGGACTTATGACAGCAGCGAAACCTGCTACCTGAGTGCTGGCGAAGTGATCGTGACGCCCAAAGGCGGCGAGCCCGTCACCATCAGCGCGGGAGATCTGGCCACCTTCCCCGCTGGCATGAGCTGCACATGGCAGATTACGGCGGATTTGAAAAAGCATTATTTCTTTGACTAA
- a CDS encoding (2Fe-2S)-binding protein produces MIVCVCNNVSDKAIRKAVEQSGVRTYIQLQRTTQTGTCCGKCTSCAKQVLKESVDAYEEKMQADLQDLAFA; encoded by the coding sequence ATGATCGTTTGTGTCTGCAACAATGTCAGCGATAAAGCCATCCGCAAAGCCGTCGAGCAATCCGGCGTGCGCACTTATATCCAGTTGCAACGCACGACGCAAACGGGCACTTGCTGCGGTAAATGCACTAGCTGTGCCAAACAGGTCTTGAAAGAGTCGGTTGATGCCTACGAAGAAAAAATGCAGGCCGATTTACAGGATTTGGCTTTTGCCTAG
- the bfr gene encoding bacterioferritin: MQGSAKVLAGLSDLLAAELTSVDQYFVHSQMYHNWGYGKLYERIDHERQDEIGHATLLIARILFLEGIPNVAARTPLRVGKDVQEMLQFDLKTEYEVAAELKKVIAICEAEQDYVTREMLLKLLEDTEQDHAHWLEQQLNLIKAMGLQNYLQSQAS, from the coding sequence ATGCAAGGAAGCGCCAAAGTACTCGCCGGATTATCCGACCTGCTCGCCGCCGAGCTGACCTCGGTGGATCAATATTTCGTACACAGCCAGATGTACCACAACTGGGGCTATGGCAAATTGTACGAGCGCATCGATCACGAGCGCCAAGATGAAATCGGCCACGCCACGCTGTTGATCGCGCGGATTTTATTTTTAGAAGGCATTCCCAATGTTGCCGCTCGCACGCCGCTGCGCGTGGGCAAAGACGTACAGGAAATGCTGCAATTTGATCTAAAAACTGAATACGAAGTGGCTGCCGAGCTCAAAAAAGTGATCGCAATTTGCGAAGCAGAGCAAGATTATGTGACACGTGAAATGCTGCTGAAGCTCTTGGAAGACACCGAGCAAGATCACGCGCATTGGCTAGAGCAGCAACTGAACCTGATCAAAGCGATGGGGCTGCAAAATTATTTGCAATCGCAGGCTTCCTAA